The following are encoded together in the Dyella terrae genome:
- a CDS encoding GspH/FimT family pseudopilin, with protein MPAKPPRARIDRTPRAARGFTLLEMLAVILLIGIAAAAVAVSVTQGLASARVSAASGELAAALRGVRTQAIVHGNEHTLDVDTRDNTYRADHGPAVRLPTGMRIGITSAKEDQVNSYTGRIRFFPDGSSTGGHITLQRERRQWRVNVSWLTGAVSVADVSAKR; from the coding sequence ATGCCGGCGAAGCCGCCACGCGCAAGGATCGACCGTACTCCACGTGCGGCGCGCGGCTTCACCTTGCTGGAAATGCTGGCGGTGATCCTGCTGATCGGCATCGCGGCGGCGGCGGTGGCGGTGTCGGTCACGCAGGGCCTGGCCAGTGCGCGCGTGAGCGCGGCGAGCGGCGAACTGGCCGCGGCGCTGCGTGGCGTGCGCACGCAGGCGATCGTGCACGGCAACGAGCACACCTTGGACGTCGACACGCGCGACAACACCTATCGCGCCGACCACGGCCCGGCGGTGCGCTTGCCCACGGGCATGCGCATCGGCATCACCAGCGCGAAGGAAGATCAGGTCAATAGCTACACGGGCCGCATCCGTTTCTTCCCGGATGGCAGCTCTACCGGCGGACATATCACCTTGCAGCGCGAGCGGCGGCAGTGGCGGGTGAATGTGTCGTGGCTGACCGGGGCGGTGAGTGTGGCGGATGTGAGTGCGAAGCGATGA
- the gspG gene encoding type II secretion system major pseudopilin GspG — protein sequence MRQKTFGRHHAARGFTLLEMLAVIVLIGIIGAVVVTQVGKNVDKGKYGAGKAQLTTLSQKIENYALDNGTPPQQLQDLMAKPANARNWQGPYAKESELKDPWGHEFGYKYPGDHGSFDLIFYGQDGKPGGDGYNADVGNWQ from the coding sequence ATGCGACAAAAGACTTTTGGCCGTCACCACGCGGCACGCGGCTTCACCCTGCTGGAAATGCTGGCGGTGATCGTGCTGATCGGCATCATCGGCGCGGTGGTGGTGACCCAGGTCGGCAAGAACGTCGACAAGGGCAAGTACGGCGCCGGCAAGGCGCAGCTCACCACGCTCAGCCAGAAGATCGAGAACTACGCGCTCGACAACGGCACCCCGCCGCAACAGCTGCAGGACCTGATGGCAAAGCCGGCCAACGCGCGCAACTGGCAAGGCCCGTACGCCAAAGAGTCCGAGCTGAAGGATCCCTGGGGCCATGAGTTTGGCTACAAATACCCCGGCGACCACGGCAGCTTCGACCTGATCTTCTACGGCCAGGACGGCAAGCCCGGCGGCGACGGTTACAACGCCGACGTCGGCAACTGGCAGTAA
- a CDS encoding general secretion pathway protein GspK has protein sequence MSTAAHRQRGVALLVVLWACTLLAILVGGYAVLARTEGLQARYQFAQTQAHYAAEAGLMRAIYALQDPQTDQRWIPDGRSYPFAFDGAKVSISIISETGKVDLNAASPDVLKNLFRAAGMSDMDAQSLAGNIVDWRSFSYSPAGTVPNAAYANAGLDYGPRHGPFGTVEELQMVLGMNPKVYRAVASQVTLWSGRPAPDPNVAPPLALAAVPGMTPAQAQAIAASRTGAPQQPGLGAIQGVTHSIRSEATLADGTRAILRATVRLQGIRPGALPYTVLRWQEGEGE, from the coding sequence ATGAGCACGGCCGCGCATCGCCAGCGTGGTGTGGCCCTGCTCGTGGTGCTGTGGGCATGCACGCTGCTGGCGATCCTGGTGGGTGGATATGCGGTGTTGGCGCGCACAGAAGGATTACAGGCGCGTTACCAGTTTGCGCAGACGCAGGCGCACTACGCCGCCGAGGCCGGCCTGATGCGCGCTATCTATGCCCTGCAGGATCCGCAGACCGACCAGCGTTGGATTCCCGACGGACGCAGCTATCCGTTCGCCTTCGACGGCGCCAAAGTCAGCATCAGCATCATCAGTGAAACAGGCAAGGTCGATCTCAATGCCGCCTCGCCCGACGTTCTGAAGAATTTGTTCCGCGCGGCGGGCATGTCCGACATGGATGCGCAATCACTGGCGGGCAATATCGTGGACTGGCGCAGTTTTTCCTATTCACCGGCGGGCACGGTGCCCAACGCGGCCTACGCCAATGCCGGTCTGGACTACGGTCCCCGGCATGGCCCGTTTGGCACCGTAGAGGAATTGCAGATGGTGCTGGGCATGAATCCCAAGGTGTACCGAGCCGTGGCGTCGCAGGTCACGCTATGGTCGGGGCGTCCCGCGCCCGATCCGAACGTGGCGCCGCCGTTGGCGCTTGCCGCCGTTCCCGGCATGACACCGGCGCAGGCGCAAGCTATTGCTGCCTCCCGTACGGGCGCTCCGCAGCAGCCGGGCCTAGGCGCGATACAGGGAGTAACGCATAGTATCCGTTCGGAGGCCACGCTGGCTGACGGTACGCGCGCGATCTTGCGCGCGACGGTGCGATTACAGGGCATCCGCCCGGGCGCATTGCCGTATACCGTGCTGCGTTGGCAGGAGGGAGAGGGCGAATGA
- the gspD gene encoding type II secretion system secretin GspD, translating into MSIQRTSRFTRISTLTLALWLAGCQSLPPTHDDGALQREALAGTEKPVPAPLNTRNTPADQTTSPKPQVTEGTGQFVRATGLAQPRKAASGDGAVTFNFENQPVQAVVKAILGDLLKQNYTIVPGVQGNVSFSTAEPVDSSQAIPILETLLSWTNNALVMREGQYVVMPAKDAVAGNLVPSLNAVAPQGGLQARLYSLRYISATEMQKLLKPFARTDSVLLADPSRNVIVLSGTPSELDNYQRTIHTFDVDWLRGMSVGVFSLQHANVGELGPQLDQMFGPKSDTPLAGMVRFLPIERTNAIVVISNQPQYLQEVGDWITKIDRGGGNEPELFVYDVLNIKASDLAQYLGQIYTNGSGGGGNAGKVGPGLNGSTLGASDNANGNASGMGSTAGSFGSSPSVNGVGGGFGGAGGFGSGGTGGATGGTSGFGSTGTSGGLGSSGTSGGAAGGLSSFGNNNAGSSGNQGQQYVSEDGSIRISSVDSNNQLLVRARPSQWAEIQQAIKRLDNVPLQVQIEMRILEVDLTGQLEFGVQWYLQGLAGSTPTVDGNGNINGATNIPPGAHRQISLGSGGNQYGGEPFFYSFLSSNGKFQVAIRALETNGNTKTLSAPSLVVLNNQVAHIQVGDQIPINQTSIVTGLSTAGTTASSVSYIPTGVILDVQPRVNPGGLVYLNVQQQVSGTTGNANSQGNFTIQQRAVGTQIAVQSGQTVLLGGLIQQQEDNTDTGIPVLNRVPILGRLFGTTNHSRNRTELLVLITPRVITSSEEAKQVTDEYQRRFESLAPLRKDSGAAGASNGGAASHP; encoded by the coding sequence ATGTCCATCCAGCGCACCTCGCGGTTCACCCGCATCAGCACCCTCACCCTGGCCTTGTGGCTGGCCGGCTGCCAGAGCTTGCCGCCGACCCACGACGACGGCGCGCTGCAGCGCGAGGCCCTGGCCGGCACTGAAAAGCCGGTGCCCGCGCCGTTGAACACCCGCAACACCCCGGCCGATCAGACCACCTCGCCCAAGCCCCAAGTCACCGAAGGCACCGGCCAGTTCGTGCGTGCCACCGGCCTGGCGCAACCGCGCAAAGCCGCCAGCGGCGACGGTGCGGTGACCTTCAACTTCGAGAACCAACCCGTACAGGCGGTGGTGAAAGCCATCCTCGGCGACCTGCTCAAGCAGAACTACACCATCGTGCCGGGCGTGCAGGGCAACGTGTCCTTCTCCACCGCCGAACCGGTGGACAGCAGCCAGGCCATTCCCATCCTGGAAACCCTGCTGTCGTGGACCAACAACGCCCTGGTCATGCGCGAGGGCCAATACGTGGTGATGCCGGCCAAGGACGCCGTGGCCGGTAACCTGGTGCCCAGCCTCAACGCCGTGGCCCCGCAAGGCGGCCTGCAGGCGCGGCTGTACTCCTTGCGCTACATCTCCGCCACCGAGATGCAAAAGCTACTCAAGCCCTTCGCCCGCACCGATTCCGTGCTGCTGGCGGACCCCTCGCGCAACGTGATCGTGCTCTCGGGCACGCCCTCCGAACTGGACAACTACCAGCGCACCATCCACACCTTCGATGTGGACTGGCTGCGCGGCATGTCCGTGGGCGTGTTCAGCCTGCAACACGCCAACGTCGGCGAACTCGGCCCGCAGCTTGACCAGATGTTCGGGCCCAAGAGCGACACCCCGCTGGCCGGCATGGTGCGTTTCCTGCCGATCGAACGCACCAATGCCATCGTGGTGATCAGCAACCAACCGCAGTACCTGCAGGAAGTCGGCGACTGGATCACCAAGATCGATCGCGGCGGCGGCAACGAGCCGGAGCTGTTCGTGTACGACGTGCTCAACATCAAGGCGTCTGATCTCGCGCAGTACCTGGGGCAGATCTATACCAACGGCAGCGGTGGCGGCGGCAACGCGGGCAAGGTCGGGCCGGGGCTCAATGGCTCCACGCTAGGTGCCAGCGACAATGCCAACGGCAACGCCAGCGGCATGGGCAGCACCGCCGGCAGCTTCGGCAGCTCGCCCTCGGTCAATGGCGTAGGTGGCGGTTTTGGTGGTGCGGGTGGCTTTGGTAGCGGCGGCACCGGCGGCGCCACGGGTGGCACGAGTGGTTTTGGTAGCACGGGCACGAGTGGTGGTTTGGGCAGCAGCGGCACGAGTGGTGGCGCGGCGGGTGGTCTATCCTCCTTCGGCAACAACAATGCCGGCAGCAGCGGCAACCAAGGCCAGCAATACGTGTCCGAAGATGGCTCCATCCGCATCAGTTCGGTGGACTCGAACAACCAGTTGTTGGTGCGCGCACGGCCCTCGCAATGGGCGGAAATCCAGCAAGCCATCAAGCGCCTCGACAACGTGCCGCTGCAAGTGCAGATCGAGATGCGTATTCTCGAGGTGGACCTCACCGGTCAGCTGGAGTTTGGAGTGCAGTGGTATCTGCAGGGGCTGGCTGGCAGCACACCGACCGTTGATGGCAATGGCAACATCAATGGCGCAACCAACATACCGCCCGGCGCACATCGCCAGATTTCGTTGGGCTCGGGCGGCAACCAATACGGTGGCGAGCCATTCTTCTATTCGTTCCTGAGCAGCAACGGTAAGTTCCAGGTGGCCATTCGCGCGCTGGAAACCAACGGCAACACCAAGACGCTGTCGGCACCGTCGCTGGTCGTGCTCAACAACCAAGTGGCGCATATCCAGGTCGGTGATCAGATCCCGATCAACCAAACGTCGATCGTGACGGGGCTCAGCACGGCGGGCACCACGGCTAGCAGCGTCAGCTACATCCCGACGGGTGTGATTCTGGATGTGCAGCCGCGCGTGAATCCGGGCGGCTTGGTTTACCTCAATGTGCAGCAGCAGGTGAGTGGCACGACGGGTAACGCCAACTCGCAGGGCAACTTCACCATCCAGCAACGCGCGGTGGGCACGCAGATCGCGGTGCAGAGCGGGCAGACCGTATTGCTTGGCGGTTTGATTCAGCAGCAAGAGGACAATACCGATACGGGTATTCCGGTGTTGAATCGTGTGCCGATCCTTGGCCGTCTATTTGGCACGACCAATCACAGCCGCAACCGCACGGAGCTGCTCGTGCTGATCACGCCGCGTGTGATCACCAGTAGTGAAGAGGCTAAGCAGGTGACCGACGAATATCAGCGCAGGTTTGAATCGTTGGCGCCGTTGAGGAAGGATAGTGGGGCGGCTGGGGCCAGTAATGGTGGGGCGGCGTCGCATCCGTAG
- the gspM gene encoding type II secretion system protein GspM has protein sequence MKLAALKPRDSRIAAILLLLVVLVIAYFALLHWWFVAPLQSIHAEMDDLRDTHARYASAIAEKPQLQQRIAAMGAGQAASHAFLPEDDPNAAAAGLMQRVVDTVAAHPQGGACDVTQKMPVTNPPAAPDEPYRKVAVSISLRCDVQPLAETLHDLEQGTPYLFVDDLSIYRNPVAAMQQAAAPLEVQFTLSGYVHQPRASGDDAQGGAP, from the coding sequence ATGAAGCTGGCCGCGCTCAAGCCGCGCGACAGCCGCATTGCGGCGATCCTGCTGTTGCTCGTCGTGCTGGTGATCGCCTATTTCGCCCTGCTGCACTGGTGGTTCGTGGCGCCGCTGCAATCCATCCATGCCGAGATGGACGACCTGCGCGACACCCACGCGCGCTACGCCTCCGCCATTGCCGAGAAACCGCAACTGCAGCAGCGCATCGCTGCGATGGGCGCAGGGCAGGCGGCCAGTCACGCCTTCCTGCCCGAAGACGACCCCAACGCCGCTGCCGCCGGCCTGATGCAGCGCGTGGTCGATACCGTAGCCGCGCATCCGCAAGGCGGCGCCTGCGACGTCACCCAAAAAATGCCCGTCACCAACCCGCCGGCGGCGCCCGACGAGCCCTACCGCAAAGTCGCCGTGAGCATCAGCCTGCGCTGTGATGTGCAGCCGCTGGCCGAGACCTTGCACGACCTGGAGCAGGGCACGCCCTACCTGTTCGTCGATGATCTGAGCATCTACCGCAACCCGGTCGCCGCCATGCAACAGGCCGCCGCCCCGTTGGAAGTGCAGTTCACCCTGTCCGGCTACGTGCACCAGCCGCGCGCGAGCGGCGACGATGCCCAGGGCGGTGCGCCATGA
- a CDS encoding prepilin-type N-terminal cleavage/methylation domain-containing protein: MRRARGFSLLEVIAATLLLAIAFAALLKVAGGSIQLTRNADDHSQAALWARSLLDTVDITTPLQTGHTEGRFDANYRWRLAVTPWSPAPAGQNIPMRVMKLDLDVIWGPRLHERSAHFSTLRVLGPVKTS, encoded by the coding sequence ATGAGGCGCGCGCGTGGGTTTAGTTTGTTGGAGGTGATCGCGGCGACGCTGTTGCTCGCCATCGCTTTTGCTGCGCTGCTGAAAGTGGCGGGTGGTTCCATCCAACTGACGCGCAACGCGGACGATCATAGTCAGGCCGCGTTGTGGGCGCGTTCGCTGCTGGATACGGTGGATATCACCACGCCACTGCAAACCGGCCACACCGAAGGACGTTTCGACGCCAACTACCGTTGGCGGTTGGCGGTGACGCCGTGGAGCCCTGCGCCTGCCGGGCAGAACATACCCATGCGTGTGATGAAGCTTGATCTCGACGTGATCTGGGGGCCGCGCCTGCATGAGCGTTCGGCGCACTTCAGCACGTTGCGTGTGCTTGGCCCGGTGAAGACGTCGTGA
- a CDS encoding PilN domain-containing protein: MSTATQPLQLQLDRARRAWSSSPMPRFFAWWGGELLALFPVRWRERFGGGAAWYLLQLDDDDWTLRKAGTAPVLARWSSQLDAAGQLVALTDALRGVDAEDLRLALCLDGANVLRPRLNLPLAARDNLAQIGAFEMDRQTPFRVEQVRYDVREVRASAPAGRFAAELVVVPRHTLDPVLAKLAASGLQVDAVDVVSGADRLGANLLPAELAPRRKHPRQRLNLALGVAAIVLLLLSLLQFLHNRESALDQMRTDVEGMRTDAQQVATLRQQLQDNAGAAGFLAARKQRTVSALAVLQDISQRLPTTAWLERLSIDNTGQVGFQGQSPQAARLVDALKGSPVITDANFQGTIQVDPATGKERFYMVAQLRKPNDAKPKAAPATPAAAGSAP; the protein is encoded by the coding sequence ATGAGTACGGCAACGCAGCCGCTGCAACTGCAGCTCGACCGCGCGCGTCGCGCATGGAGCAGTTCGCCCATGCCTCGCTTCTTTGCGTGGTGGGGCGGCGAATTGCTGGCGCTGTTTCCGGTGCGCTGGCGCGAGCGCTTCGGTGGCGGTGCGGCCTGGTATCTCCTGCAACTCGACGATGACGATTGGACGCTGCGCAAGGCCGGCACCGCGCCCGTGCTGGCACGCTGGAGCAGCCAGCTCGATGCGGCAGGTCAGCTGGTAGCACTGACCGATGCGTTGCGTGGCGTGGATGCCGAAGATCTGCGTTTGGCCTTGTGCCTGGACGGAGCAAACGTGCTTCGTCCCCGCCTCAACCTGCCGCTGGCCGCGCGTGACAATCTCGCGCAGATCGGTGCTTTCGAGATGGATCGACAGACGCCGTTCCGCGTCGAGCAAGTGCGTTATGACGTGCGCGAAGTACGCGCATCGGCACCGGCCGGCCGCTTTGCGGCGGAGTTGGTGGTGGTGCCTCGCCATACGTTGGATCCGGTGCTGGCGAAACTGGCCGCGTCGGGTCTGCAGGTGGATGCCGTGGACGTGGTCTCCGGTGCGGATCGTCTCGGCGCGAACCTGTTGCCTGCCGAACTTGCACCACGCCGCAAACATCCACGGCAACGCCTGAATCTGGCGCTGGGCGTCGCTGCCATTGTCCTGCTGTTGCTATCGCTGCTGCAGTTTCTGCACAACCGCGAGAGTGCGCTGGATCAGATGCGTACGGATGTCGAAGGCATGCGCACCGACGCGCAGCAGGTCGCAACGTTGCGGCAGCAACTGCAGGACAACGCCGGTGCCGCCGGTTTCCTGGCCGCACGCAAGCAGCGCACGGTATCGGCGTTGGCCGTACTGCAGGACATCAGTCAGCGCCTGCCGACCACGGCATGGCTGGAACGCCTGAGCATCGACAACACAGGGCAGGTTGGTTTTCAGGGACAGAGCCCGCAGGCGGCGCGTCTGGTTGATGCGCTGAAGGGCTCGCCTGTCATCACCGATGCGAACTTCCAGGGCACGATCCAGGTGGATCCCGCGACCGGCAAGGAACGCTTCTACATGGTGGCGCAGCTGCGCAAGCCCAACGACGCCAAACCGAAGGCAGCGCCCGCGACGCCCGCAGCGGCCGGCAGCGCGCCATGA
- a CDS encoding general secretion pathway protein GspN, with protein MNAAAQRRLTPILGGVAVLFGALLLTLLLGVGRSVSWGATRPATPLPPAHDQGLPPSVPLAQFSAVWLQPLFNNDRKPVMHAASGGASLGDMSLTGIILTPPLHMALLRDKSGDHNVRVREGDSLPDGSWRLVELKPRAAVFESGSGRTELQLPAGAPIDVPKPDSNPPPAPAPGAAIVTPAPVPQNGPMLNTTNTPNPALQSPNGADAQADRIRQLRDAIQKRRAQQQAATPEGAH; from the coding sequence ATGAACGCCGCTGCCCAACGCCGCCTGACCCCGATCCTCGGGGGTGTAGCCGTACTGTTCGGTGCGCTGCTGCTGACCCTGCTGCTGGGCGTGGGCCGCAGCGTGTCCTGGGGCGCGACACGCCCGGCCACGCCACTGCCGCCCGCACACGACCAAGGCCTGCCGCCGTCGGTACCGCTGGCCCAGTTCTCCGCCGTGTGGCTGCAACCGCTGTTCAACAACGATCGCAAACCGGTGATGCACGCCGCCTCCGGCGGCGCCAGCCTGGGCGACATGTCGCTCACCGGCATCATCCTCACCCCACCGCTGCATATGGCCCTGCTGCGCGACAAAAGCGGCGACCACAACGTGCGCGTGCGCGAAGGCGACAGCTTGCCCGACGGCAGCTGGCGCCTGGTCGAGCTCAAGCCGCGCGCCGCCGTGTTCGAATCCGGCAGCGGCCGCACCGAGCTGCAACTGCCCGCCGGTGCGCCCATCGACGTGCCCAAGCCCGACAGCAACCCACCGCCGGCCCCCGCGCCCGGTGCCGCGATAGTCACCCCCGCCCCCGTGCCGCAGAACGGCCCCATGCTCAACACCACCAACACGCCCAACCCCGCCTTGCAGTCGCCCAACGGGGCCGACGCGCAAGCCGACCGCATTCGCCAGTTGCGCGACGCCATCCAGAAGCGCCGTGCCCAACAGCAAGCCGCGACACCCGAGGGAGCCCACTAA
- the hrpB gene encoding ATP-dependent helicase HrpB: MNTPPSFPITPLLPEISASLAAHPRLVLEAPPGAGKTTQVPLALLDQPWLAGGKILMLEPRRIAARAAAQFMAKQLGEEVGKTVGYRIRFESKIGPATRIEVVTEGILTRLIQDDPELTGIGAILFDEFHERHLAGDLGAALALDVQGTLRPELRMVVMSATLDGERIAQWLDAPRISSPGRSFPVRIEYPAARTQETTEHHLARIVRQALEENDGDVLAFLPGRREIARTQAVLASSLDENIDIVALHGELSMAEQQAALSPAEPGTRRVVLATNVAESSVTLPGIRAVVDSGLAREPRFDPNSGFTRLETVTISQASADQRAGRAGRVAEGTAYRLWAQSKRLDVSRTAEIAQAELSGLALELAAWGVTAGSDNDLPWLDAPPSGALAQARELLVQLGALAIDGRITRLGREMLELGAAPRLGAAALRAEPELRSLVADLLALMEARSPLRGEQARSDDFRARVSALHVWRDRHTAGARGGADGGALAAIEQASKGWRRRLDLRSAASGVPDSHAVGDLLLHAFPDRVARRDDNNPLRYTLANGRGARLHENTALHGEPWLVALDVRFDARDSLILAAAPIDLRVLERDYPSQFRRERALRWNDERNAVEAFDEHRFGGIVLERRSVPVKPEDALPALLAAVRAKGIDVLPWSENARRLRARMQALRGWMPELGLPDVSDVALLASLEAWLGPYLDGKRRLDALSVEELSQALGSLFDYEQRRQLDAQVPESLTVPSGMSRRLEYAEGEPPVLAVKLQELFGLADTPRVANGRIPVTLHLLSPAGRPIQVTQDLKGFWERTYPEVKKELKGRYPRHPWPDDPWTAAPTHRAKPRGT, translated from the coding sequence ATGAACACCCCTCCATCCTTCCCTATCACCCCACTGCTCCCCGAGATCAGCGCATCACTCGCCGCACATCCGCGCCTGGTGCTCGAAGCACCGCCGGGTGCGGGTAAGACCACGCAGGTGCCGCTGGCCTTGCTCGATCAACCATGGCTGGCGGGTGGCAAGATCCTGATGCTCGAACCGCGCCGCATCGCCGCGCGTGCTGCCGCGCAATTCATGGCGAAGCAGTTAGGTGAAGAGGTGGGGAAGACGGTCGGCTATCGCATTCGCTTTGAATCGAAGATCGGGCCCGCTACGCGTATCGAAGTGGTGACAGAAGGCATTCTTACTCGGCTGATCCAGGACGATCCCGAGCTCACCGGTATTGGCGCGATCCTGTTCGACGAATTCCACGAACGTCATCTCGCTGGCGATCTCGGCGCAGCGTTAGCGCTGGATGTGCAGGGCACTTTGCGTCCCGAACTGCGCATGGTGGTGATGTCGGCGACACTGGATGGCGAACGCATTGCGCAATGGTTGGATGCGCCGCGCATCAGCAGTCCGGGGCGCAGCTTCCCGGTGCGCATCGAGTATCCGGCGGCGCGCACGCAGGAAACGACGGAGCATCACCTCGCGCGCATTGTGCGACAGGCATTGGAAGAGAATGATGGCGACGTGCTCGCCTTCCTGCCGGGGCGCAGGGAAATCGCGCGCACGCAAGCTGTGCTGGCATCGTCGCTGGATGAGAATATCGACATCGTCGCGCTGCATGGCGAGCTCTCGATGGCGGAGCAGCAGGCGGCGTTGAGTCCGGCGGAGCCGGGCACGCGCCGTGTGGTGCTCGCCACGAATGTGGCCGAATCTAGCGTCACGTTGCCGGGTATTCGCGCGGTGGTGGACAGTGGGTTGGCGCGTGAACCGCGCTTCGATCCCAACTCCGGCTTCACGCGACTGGAAACGGTGACTATCTCGCAGGCGTCTGCCGATCAGCGCGCGGGTCGCGCGGGCCGTGTCGCGGAGGGCACAGCGTATCGGCTATGGGCGCAGAGTAAGCGATTGGATGTGTCGCGCACCGCAGAGATCGCTCAGGCCGAGTTGTCCGGTCTCGCGCTGGAACTCGCGGCATGGGGTGTCACGGCAGGCAGTGACAACGATCTGCCATGGCTCGATGCACCACCATCAGGCGCGCTGGCGCAGGCGCGTGAACTGTTGGTGCAGCTCGGCGCGTTGGCCATCGACGGACGCATCACGCGGCTAGGTCGCGAGATGCTGGAATTGGGTGCAGCACCTCGACTGGGCGCGGCTGCGTTGCGTGCCGAGCCAGAGCTCCGCTCCCTCGTCGCTGATCTGCTCGCGCTGATGGAGGCGCGTTCGCCACTGCGCGGTGAGCAGGCACGCTCCGATGATTTCCGTGCACGCGTGAGCGCGCTGCATGTCTGGCGTGATCGCCATACGGCCGGTGCGCGCGGTGGCGCGGACGGCGGTGCTCTCGCGGCGATCGAGCAGGCGAGCAAAGGCTGGCGTCGCCGCCTGGATCTTCGCTCCGCTGCGAGCGGTGTGCCAGACAGTCATGCCGTTGGCGATCTGCTGCTGCACGCCTTTCCCGATCGCGTGGCACGACGTGACGACAACAACCCGTTGCGCTACACGCTCGCCAACGGCCGCGGTGCGCGGTTGCACGAAAACACTGCGCTGCATGGCGAGCCGTGGCTGGTAGCGCTGGATGTGCGGTTCGATGCGCGTGACAGCCTGATACTTGCCGCGGCGCCCATCGACCTGCGGGTGCTTGAGCGTGACTATCCTTCGCAGTTCAGGCGTGAGCGTGCATTGCGTTGGAACGACGAGCGCAATGCGGTCGAAGCCTTCGATGAGCATCGCTTTGGCGGCATCGTGCTTGAGCGTCGCAGTGTGCCGGTGAAACCGGAAGACGCCTTGCCGGCGTTGTTGGCCGCGGTTCGCGCCAAGGGCATCGATGTACTGCCGTGGAGTGAGAACGCGCGTCGTCTGCGCGCTCGCATGCAGGCGCTGCGCGGGTGGATGCCGGAACTCGGCTTGCCCGATGTATCGGACGTGGCCTTGTTGGCGTCACTGGAAGCGTGGTTGGGGCCGTATCTGGATGGCAAGCGCCGGCTGGATGCGCTGAGCGTCGAAGAACTCTCGCAGGCACTGGGCTCGCTGTTCGATTACGAGCAACGTCGCCAGCTCGATGCGCAGGTACCGGAAAGCCTGACTGTGCCCAGTGGCATGTCGCGCCGGCTGGAATATGCCGAAGGCGAGCCGCCCGTGTTGGCGGTGAAGCTGCAGGAGCTGTTTGGCCTGGCCGACACACCGCGCGTCGCCAACGGACGCATACCGGTGACGCTGCATTTGCTCTCGCCGGCGGGTCGCCCCATCCAAGTCACGCAGGACCTCAAGGGTTTCTGGGAGCGCACCTATCCCGAGGTGAAGAAAGAGCTGAAGGGCCGCTACCCGCGGCACCCGTGGCCGGATGATCCGTGGACGGCGGCACCGACGCATCGCGCTAAGCCGCGCGGCACCTAG
- a CDS encoding prepilin-type N-terminal cleavage/methylation domain-containing protein, producing the protein MKHAASHRMQGFTLLEVLGALALFAILLMGVYSGVRTATHTVRSGEAAIERVDQVRSAQQFLRRELAQARAVPLAHTDKGDPIYFKGDAHELRFVAPLPGYLGRLGPQLQALKLVSNGDGTSRLEASFALMPPDGSAPKSLGDPEVLVDHVRDGTFSYRSPDTADRAGDWRNAWDDVRAMPRIVRIVLQLDGTSTWPELDAPLRVDAAAIQGQPADLLQGLQRKTVQ; encoded by the coding sequence GTGAAGCACGCCGCATCCCATCGCATGCAGGGCTTCACGCTGCTTGAAGTGCTGGGCGCGCTTGCGTTGTTCGCCATCTTGTTGATGGGCGTGTATTCCGGCGTGCGCACAGCGACGCATACGGTGCGCTCGGGCGAGGCAGCCATCGAGCGGGTGGATCAAGTGCGTTCGGCTCAGCAATTCTTGCGCCGCGAGTTGGCGCAGGCGCGTGCGGTGCCGTTGGCGCATACCGACAAGGGCGATCCGATCTATTTCAAGGGCGATGCGCACGAGCTGCGTTTCGTGGCGCCGTTGCCCGGCTATCTGGGTAGGCTGGGGCCGCAGTTGCAGGCATTGAAGCTGGTGTCCAACGGCGATGGCACATCGCGGCTGGAGGCAAGCTTTGCGCTGATGCCACCGGATGGTTCCGCACCGAAATCGTTGGGCGATCCTGAAGTGCTCGTTGATCACGTGCGCGACGGCACCTTCAGTTATCGCTCGCCGGACACTGCAGATCGCGCGGGCGACTGGCGCAACGCCTGGGACGACGTGCGCGCCATGCCGCGCATCGTGCGCATTGTGCTGCAGTTGGACGGCACCTCGACATGGCCAGAACTCGATGCGCCGCTGCGTGTGGACGCTGCGGCGATACAGGGGCAGCCGGCCGATCTGCTGCAAGGCCTGCAACGGAAGACCGTGCAATGA